Genomic DNA from Haloarcula marina:
CCGACATGGACCCTATTCCGACGGTCCGCGACGATATCCGGACCTGAGGGGATTCGTTTTCGGTTTCGCTGCCGACTGCCCGCTCACGTCCGGCGGTTTCACTTTCACTTTCAGGCTGGCTTTTAAACTCCCGCCGCGTGAAGTGCTACTATGAGTCAGACGAGTCTGGACGACGACGAACTGTTCGGCGAGGCGGCCACCGAGATGCGAAGCGACGTCGAGGCGTCGCTTGCCGAGGCGCGCGAGGCGCTTCCCGATGCCGACGCGGTGTGGGACGTGGCGGCCGACAACACGCTCGGCGTCCTGAACGCCCTCAAGACGGCCCTCGACGTGGGCGACGCCGAGGACCACCTCCGCGACGCGAAGAAGTGGTACACGATGGGCGAACGCGCCGACGCCTTCGAGGACGCCGACGACCTCGCCGAGGAAATCGAGGAAATCGCCGCCCTCATCGAGGACGTCGACGACGCCCGGGAACAGGTCGGGGACCTCACCTCCACGATTCCGCAAC
This window encodes:
- a CDS encoding DUF5790 family protein; protein product: MSQTSLDDDELFGEAATEMRSDVEASLAEAREALPDADAVWDVAADNTLGVLNALKTALDVGDAEDHLRDAKKWYTMGERADAFEDADDLAEEIEEIAALIEDVDDAREQVGDLTSTIPQLRSTLESFEDEAAADADADTDADAEEAEA